The Diospyros lotus cultivar Yz01 chromosome 15, ASM1463336v1, whole genome shotgun sequence genome has a window encoding:
- the LOC127792096 gene encoding uncharacterized protein LOC127792096, which translates to MAALELLLSQARRHCFTKTNSYKQLSLRLRSPLLGFHRSLCSSSSPEPSPPAETRPDKSPRRSQPPPVQAVSYPVKPKEPSPPQEDPPQSSPPQPPSRAREPRRSDSDKPETRSWTREDIRYVKDIPKVSPVSYPSRVAPLPEDRAAEAEEEGKEEVRVENLEKERKRIEADTRRRIRWDFRAEEEKVPFPTLIKQVSKKEKVIYDLQEAVRLIKANAKSSFNETVEIHVNLAAELRRTDLKLDGMASLPHGTGKAVKIAVFAEGSAADEARAAGADIVGSVELIEGIKNGSVKVDFDICITTHQFVQRLQKLGNVLRSRMPSTKAGTVTDNVAKTVKEAKRVVKINKKDKAAVVHAGIGKVSFTEEALCENVGAFVNALLLAKPAGLKKSSKYAGYVNSVHLCSTMGPGFPVSIQSLSLAADRYHKLQLN; encoded by the exons ATGGCGGCCTTGGAGCTCCTACTTTCTCAAGCTCGCCGCCATTGCTTCACAAAAACCAATTCCTACAAACAGCTATCTCTCCGACTTCGCTCTCCATTGCTAGGGTTCCACAGATCACTTTGCTCCTCCTCATCTCCCGAACCAAGCCCCCCAGCCGAGACTCGGCCTGATAAATCCCCAAGGAGATCCCAGCCACCACCAGTACAAGCCGTCTCATACCCTGTGAAACCGAAAGAACCATCCCCGCCTCAGGAAGATCCTCCGCAATCGAGTCCGCCCCAGCCGCCTAGCCGGGCGAGGGAGCCGCGACGTTCCGACTCCGACAAGCCGGAGACTAGGTCTTGGACTCGGGAGGATATTCGGTATGTGAAGGACATTCCGAAGGTATCTCCGGTGTCGTATCCATCTCGGGTGGCGCCGCTGCCCGAGGACAGGGCGGCAGAGGCCGAGGAGGAGGGGAAGGAGGAAGTGAGGGTTGAGaatttggagaaagaaagaaagagaatcgAGGCTGATACGAGGAGGAGGATTAGGTGGGATTTTAGGGCTGAAGAGGAGAAGGTTCCATTTCCGACTCTGATCAAGCAGGTGAGCAAGAAAGAGAAGGTTATATATGATCTTCAGGAAGCAGTTCGTCTCATCAAG GCCAATGCCAAGTCAAGTTTCAATGAAACTGTGGAAATACACGTAAATCTTGCTGCTGAATTACGTCGAACTGATCTG AAGCTTGATGGTATGGCATCATTGCCACATGGTACCGGGAAG GCTGTCAAAATTGCTGTTTTTGCTGAAGGATCTGCTGCAGATGAAGCCAGAGCTGCAGGAGCTGATATTGTTGGTAGTGTTGAACTCATTGAAGGAATAAAGAATG GCAGTGTTAAGGTTGACTTTGATATATGCATTACAACTCATCAATTTGTTCAACGTCTTCAAAAG CTAGGGAATGTCCTTCGCAGTCGGATGCCAAGTACTAAA GCTGGTACTGTAACTGACAATGTTGCTAAGACAGTAAAAGAAGCGAAACGAGTTGTTAAGATTAACAAAAAGGACAAAGCTGCAGTAGTGCATGCTGGGATTGGGAAG GTGAGTTTCACAGAGGAGGCTTTATGCGAGAATGTTGGTGCATTTGTCAATGCTCTTTTGCTTGCAAAGCCTGCAGGGTTGAAAAAGA GTTCCAAATATGCTGGTTACGTGAACTCTGTCCACTTATGTAGCACG ATGGGTCCTGGCTTTCCTGTTTCTATACAATCATTGTCCCTAGCTGCAGACCGCTACCACAAATTGCAACTGAACTGA